A single region of the Synergistota bacterium genome encodes:
- a CDS encoding prephenate dehydrogenase, which produces MGGSLGMALKRKLGFHVIGVVRRKKTGEVAIEKGAVDEWTLSIEDGVREADYVFFATPVGSIVPLFKKALSFFKEETLISDLGSTKKSIVYGITPLLREDLAFIGGHPMTGSEKRGVENAVESLYDGAPYILTPVSPFDRERTEELISIVKAIGSIPYIMDPEEHDTTVSLISHVPYLISISLVSLLSRFPLAEKLVAGNFRDLTRPALSDPIMWKDIILNNREEIKKTLTEVYKNAMEVILKDEIEIERALRKALSVREKLFS; this is translated from the coding sequence ATGGGTGGATCGCTTGGAATGGCTTTAAAAAGGAAGCTCGGCTTCCATGTTATAGGAGTTGTAAGGAGAAAAAAAACCGGTGAAGTAGCCATTGAGAAAGGAGCTGTGGATGAGTGGACCTTATCAATTGAAGATGGAGTTAGGGAAGCCGATTATGTTTTTTTCGCAACTCCTGTAGGAAGTATCGTTCCACTCTTTAAAAAAGCTTTGTCCTTTTTCAAAGAAGAAACACTGATAAGCGACTTAGGGAGCACCAAAAAGAGCATTGTTTATGGAATAACGCCATTGCTGAGAGAAGATCTCGCTTTCATAGGAGGACATCCTATGACTGGCTCAGAAAAGAGAGGCGTGGAAAACGCTGTTGAAAGCTTGTATGATGGAGCGCCATATATACTGACTCCGGTTTCTCCCTTTGATAGAGAAAGAACCGAAGAGCTAATTTCAATCGTTAAAGCTATAGGATCTATACCGTATATTATGGATCCGGAGGAACACGATACCACGGTTTCACTTATAAGCCACGTTCCATACCTTATCTCTATATCCCTTGTTAGTCTTCTTAGCAGATTTCCGCTTGCTGAAAAGCTCGTTGCGGGAAACTTTCGAGATTTGACCAGGCCTGCTTTAAGCGATCCTATTATGTGGAAAGACATAATTCTGAATAACAGAGAGGAAATAAAAAAGACGCTAACAGAAGTTTATAAAAATGCAATGGAAGTCATTCTTAAGGATGAGATTGAAATTGAACGGGCTTTGAGAAAAGCCCTTTCAGTAAGAGAAAAGCTATTTTCATAG
- the aroA gene encoding 3-phosphoshikimate 1-carboxyvinyltransferase has protein sequence MKFIVEPSSLKGEARIPGSKSNTTRAVVFATLADGASTIRNPLPSADCLSTVEVYKGFGAEVIELSDEKWVIKGVGGDLKVPENVLYTGNSGTTTYIAIGTAGLIDGYTVITGDFQIRRRLAEPLLKALRDLGAEAFSTRGNGCVPVVIRGPIKGGKTSLPGVNSQWLTSLLINAPLAKGDTEIEVEDLKERPYIEMTLGWLDRRGIKYEREGFERFYLKGNQEYKSFDEAIPADWESACFPLVGAAITDSDITLYGLDINDYQGDKVIVEILKRMGADIEVIDDGKGGIRVRGGKTLHGIEIDCGDIPDAPPILAVLGTQAKGRTVLKNISASRLKETDRVATITQELKKMGARIEDRGEELIIEESELKGTKINGHHDHRIVMATAIAGLVAKGVTIIDHAEYTRISFPNFYEVMSSLGAKIEKVKEV, from the coding sequence GTGAAATTTATCGTAGAACCTTCCTCGCTGAAAGGAGAGGCGAGGATACCCGGCTCAAAGTCTAATACAACGAGAGCCGTAGTTTTTGCGACTCTCGCTGATGGGGCATCAACAATAAGGAATCCCTTGCCTTCCGCGGACTGTCTATCAACCGTTGAGGTATATAAGGGATTTGGAGCCGAAGTTATCGAGCTCTCAGATGAGAAATGGGTGATAAAAGGAGTAGGAGGAGACCTTAAGGTCCCAGAAAATGTGCTTTACACGGGAAATTCTGGAACAACGACGTATATAGCAATAGGAACGGCAGGCTTAATAGATGGCTATACGGTAATAACAGGGGATTTCCAGATAAGAAGGAGATTAGCCGAACCGCTTCTTAAAGCACTGAGGGATCTCGGAGCAGAAGCCTTTTCCACGAGAGGAAACGGATGTGTACCAGTCGTGATAAGGGGACCTATAAAGGGAGGAAAGACGAGCCTTCCCGGCGTGAACTCTCAATGGCTTACATCCCTTCTTATAAACGCTCCACTGGCTAAAGGAGATACTGAGATAGAAGTAGAAGATCTCAAGGAAAGACCCTATATAGAGATGACACTTGGATGGCTTGACAGAAGAGGCATAAAGTATGAACGGGAAGGATTCGAAAGATTCTATCTTAAAGGAAATCAAGAGTACAAATCTTTCGATGAAGCGATACCCGCTGATTGGGAGTCTGCATGCTTTCCCTTAGTAGGAGCAGCGATAACCGATTCCGATATAACCCTTTACGGACTGGATATAAACGATTACCAGGGCGATAAGGTAATCGTGGAAATCTTAAAAAGAATGGGTGCAGACATCGAAGTTATAGACGATGGTAAGGGAGGGATAAGGGTAAGAGGAGGAAAAACGCTACATGGAATAGAAATAGACTGCGGAGATATCCCGGATGCTCCTCCGATCTTAGCGGTTCTGGGAACACAGGCTAAGGGGAGAACCGTTCTTAAAAATATATCTGCCTCCCGCTTAAAGGAAACCGATAGGGTCGCTACCATAACCCAGGAGCTTAAGAAGATGGGAGCGAGAATCGAGGATAGAGGAGAAGAGCTGATTATAGAGGAATCAGAGCTTAAGGGAACGAAGATAAATGGACATCATGATCACAGGATAGTTATGGCTACTGCCATAGCAGGATTAGTGGCTAAGGGAGTAACTATTATAGATCATGCAGAATACACGCGCATATCGTTTCCAAACTTCTATGAGGTAATGAGCTCCCTTGGAGCTAAAATAGAGAAGGTAAAGGAGGTGTGA
- a CDS encoding TAXI family TRAP transporter solute-binding subunit, which yields MRRAILLGVIIALGIALSIGSLAYGVKHLRIATAGTTGALYPMGVLMAKTINKYLPEFKASAQATAGSVANLRMLYKGEVEWGISQQDIAWFAYHGMPPFKGRKMNNLRSLFGTLSGWLQIFAPANSSIKSIRDLKGKKVSVGAPGSGGEIDARMLLSYYGITYKDIKPFFLPEKEAVAALKSGTIDAMIATHPLRSAAFLDLTNTYHVKMIPVDDPGVYEKFPFFERGVIPKGTYKGVDYDVVTPKIKVIMLTTTKSGLSDDEIYKLLKVIFEHRDEWKDAHAAVRKYVTLENAVKGVAIPFHPGAIKFYKEKGFKIPQKLYPPEYK from the coding sequence GTGAGAAGAGCAATCTTACTCGGCGTTATAATAGCTTTAGGAATCGCATTAAGTATAGGAAGCTTAGCCTACGGTGTAAAGCATCTTAGAATAGCTACTGCAGGAACTACCGGAGCGCTCTATCCAATGGGAGTATTAATGGCAAAGACCATTAACAAGTATTTGCCTGAGTTTAAGGCTTCCGCTCAGGCAACTGCTGGATCTGTAGCGAATCTCAGAATGCTTTACAAGGGAGAGGTAGAGTGGGGAATATCTCAACAAGACATAGCTTGGTTTGCCTATCATGGAATGCCTCCATTCAAGGGGAGAAAAATGAACAACTTAAGATCTCTCTTCGGAACGCTATCTGGATGGCTTCAGATCTTCGCTCCCGCAAATAGCTCTATAAAAAGCATAAGGGATCTTAAAGGGAAAAAGGTCAGCGTTGGGGCTCCCGGAAGCGGAGGAGAGATAGACGCGAGAATGCTTCTCTCATACTATGGAATAACATATAAGGATATCAAGCCTTTCTTCCTCCCCGAGAAGGAAGCAGTTGCAGCCTTAAAGAGCGGAACTATAGACGCTATGATAGCTACACATCCCCTGAGATCTGCAGCATTTTTGGACCTAACCAACACATACCATGTTAAGATGATTCCCGTGGACGATCCTGGTGTTTATGAGAAGTTTCCTTTCTTTGAAAGGGGAGTCATCCCTAAGGGCACCTACAAAGGAGTAGATTACGATGTGGTTACGCCGAAGATTAAGGTTATAATGCTAACCACAACGAAATCTGGACTTAGCGACGATGAAATCTATAAGCTTCTTAAGGTGATATTTGAGCACAGGGATGAGTGGAAGGATGCTCACGCAGCTGTTAGAAAATATGTTACCCTTGAAAACGCCGTTAAAGGTGTTGCTATTCCGTTCCATCCCGGCGCCATCAAGTTTTACAAGGAGAAAGGCTTTAAGATTCCCCAAAAACTCTATCCACCGGAATATAAGTGA
- a CDS encoding TRAP transporter permease: MGRVLRKGLSPLIAFSISCFYLYTSYFGSLSPLEQRSILFFSLTSLTFIIYDIKGRKRKESSIPIYDFIPFFLLIAFGIYFFTGVQPEELIQRGVWGTTPVEDVIAWISIFLLLEATRRAVGLPLVIVALLFLSYAFLGPYLPGDLNHKGFTLDELSNFLFWTTEGVFGIPLGACATFVIVFIIFGVFLDKFGAGEFFIKLAYSLTGKIRGGPALTAVVSSGLMGMVSGSAVSNVVTTGAFTIPLMKRIGYDSTFAGAVEAVASTGGQFMPPVMGVAAFVMADMTDIPYWKIAIAAFLPAFLYFFSIGLMVYIEALKKGLKPVSSKDLPSLFKTFMEGWHFIFPVIVLIHYLMVLRYSPSKAGFYTVMTTLGVGVLNSLIRYRKLPLKKMLEGLVEGAMTMIPVTVASATAGIVIGIVSLTGLGVLFSSIIIGLAGGKLFLTLFLTMIACIILGMGVPTTAAYILTAILAVPALLKLNIPTLQAHLFVLYFAVLSFITPPVALSVYAASSIAGTNAMRTGFEAWRLGLAGFIVPYLFVYHPALTLKGSAIEILLTFVWALGCVIALGIILEGWLWNRLKLWERGLSGLLLFMALREITDIRYLYLLSAFAILSSRQILFKKPSQMDKIQET; the protein is encoded by the coding sequence ATGGGGAGGGTCCTTCGGAAAGGGCTCTCCCCGCTTATAGCCTTTTCGATTTCCTGCTTCTATCTCTATACCTCTTATTTTGGTTCTCTATCTCCTCTTGAACAAAGATCCATACTTTTCTTTTCATTAACTTCGCTAACCTTTATAATCTACGACATAAAGGGAAGAAAAAGAAAGGAATCGAGTATTCCCATATACGATTTCATTCCATTTTTTCTCCTTATAGCTTTTGGCATATATTTCTTCACTGGGGTTCAACCCGAGGAACTCATCCAGAGAGGTGTTTGGGGAACCACACCAGTAGAGGATGTAATAGCCTGGATTTCTATTTTCCTTCTTCTCGAAGCTACAAGGAGAGCGGTTGGATTACCTCTCGTTATAGTAGCACTCTTATTCTTAAGCTATGCTTTCTTAGGACCTTACCTTCCAGGAGATCTAAACCACAAAGGATTCACCCTGGATGAGCTATCTAACTTTCTCTTCTGGACTACAGAAGGAGTTTTTGGGATTCCCCTCGGAGCATGCGCAACCTTCGTAATAGTTTTCATAATTTTCGGGGTTTTCTTAGATAAATTTGGAGCAGGAGAGTTCTTCATAAAGCTTGCCTATTCTCTCACTGGGAAAATTAGAGGAGGACCTGCATTAACTGCTGTGGTTTCAAGCGGTCTCATGGGCATGGTCTCTGGCTCCGCGGTAAGCAATGTAGTAACCACGGGAGCATTTACGATACCTCTTATGAAAAGGATTGGATACGATTCTACTTTTGCGGGAGCCGTGGAAGCTGTTGCATCAACAGGTGGTCAGTTCATGCCTCCCGTAATGGGAGTCGCAGCCTTCGTCATGGCAGATATGACCGATATACCCTACTGGAAAATAGCCATAGCTGCGTTTTTGCCAGCATTTCTTTATTTTTTCTCTATAGGACTCATGGTTTACATAGAGGCTTTAAAAAAAGGGCTTAAGCCCGTATCCTCAAAGGATCTCCCCTCTCTTTTCAAAACTTTTATGGAAGGATGGCACTTCATCTTTCCTGTTATAGTTCTGATCCACTATCTCATGGTTTTAAGATACTCGCCGTCCAAGGCAGGCTTCTATACGGTCATGACCACCCTTGGAGTCGGAGTTCTAAACTCGCTTATAAGGTATAGAAAGCTCCCCTTAAAGAAAATGCTTGAGGGATTAGTCGAAGGTGCTATGACGATGATACCCGTAACCGTAGCATCGGCTACCGCAGGAATAGTAATAGGAATAGTATCCTTGACCGGACTGGGAGTTTTATTCTCAAGCATAATCATAGGACTTGCTGGAGGAAAGCTTTTCCTAACCCTGTTTTTGACGATGATAGCCTGCATAATACTTGGCATGGGAGTTCCAACCACCGCTGCCTATATACTCACCGCTATACTTGCAGTTCCGGCACTTTTAAAGCTGAATATTCCAACTCTTCAGGCTCACCTCTTTGTTCTATACTTCGCGGTTCTTTCTTTCATAACTCCTCCGGTTGCCTTAAGCGTATATGCTGCAAGCAGTATAGCGGGAACCAATGCCATGAGAACGGGTTTTGAAGCATGGAGGCTTGGCCTGGCAGGCTTCATAGTTCCATATCTTTTCGTATATCATCCTGCCCTGACGTTGAAGGGAAGCGCCATTGAGATACTCCTTACCTTTGTATGGGCACTTGGATGCGTTATAGCGCTTGGGATAATCCTGGAAGGATGGCTCTGGAATAGGCTTAAGCTTTGGGAAAGAGGACTATCTGGGCTTTTACTCTTTATGGCATTAAGAGAGATCACAGATATAAGATATCTTTACCTACTATCTGCCTTTGCGATATTGAGTTCCAGACAGATACTTTTTAAAAAGCCTTCCCAGATGGATAAGATCCAAGAAACTTAA
- the pheA gene encoding prephenate dehydratase: MLQALRQRINQVDEEIKRLLEERIRLAKNIGEYKRKHGLPIWDPAREIEVLSSCGKFRSIFKEIIGLCRAVQEPMRVSFLGPDGSFSHQAAIKAFSRYAEFIPRRNFRELFDVVESGASDFSVLPIDNSLAGPVGEVLDLLLEREVYIVGEKYEKIDLCLLSNKDPEDIRELYSHPHALEQCREYIASRFPKAKLIKVESTSKAGQLAKEKNEGAIGSELLSEIYGIRIVEKSIQDRKNNYTRFIVISGRAVSGDKSSLIFSVKNVPGALYRALEPFAVREIDLSSIHSRPVKIKPWEYIFFMDFKGSVESPDVREAMEELERMSIFVKFLGSYPSGKAF, encoded by the coding sequence ATGCTTCAGGCCCTTAGGCAGAGAATAAATCAAGTAGATGAGGAAATAAAGCGTCTTCTTGAGGAGAGAATTAGATTAGCAAAGAACATAGGAGAATACAAAAGAAAACACGGTCTTCCAATTTGGGATCCAGCAAGAGAGATTGAAGTTTTATCCTCATGTGGGAAGTTCAGATCTATATTCAAGGAGATTATAGGGCTCTGTAGAGCCGTTCAGGAGCCGATGAGGGTTTCTTTCCTTGGACCTGATGGTAGTTTCTCTCACCAGGCAGCTATAAAGGCGTTTTCTCGCTATGCTGAGTTTATACCACGTAGAAATTTTAGGGAGCTTTTTGATGTGGTTGAAAGTGGAGCCAGCGACTTTTCCGTTCTTCCTATAGACAATAGCCTTGCGGGACCGGTGGGAGAAGTTCTCGATCTTTTGCTTGAAAGAGAGGTCTATATCGTTGGAGAGAAATATGAAAAAATAGATCTCTGTCTTCTTTCTAATAAGGATCCTGAGGATATAAGGGAGCTTTATTCTCATCCTCATGCTCTTGAGCAGTGTAGAGAATATATAGCAAGCAGATTTCCCAAAGCAAAGTTAATCAAAGTAGAGAGCACATCAAAAGCGGGCCAGCTTGCAAAGGAAAAGAATGAAGGAGCTATAGGATCTGAGCTTCTTTCTGAAATTTACGGAATAAGGATAGTTGAAAAATCTATACAAGATAGAAAGAATAACTATACAAGGTTTATAGTGATTTCAGGAAGAGCGGTAAGCGGGGACAAGAGTAGCCTTATCTTTAGCGTCAAGAATGTACCAGGAGCGCTTTACAGGGCTCTGGAGCCTTTCGCAGTGAGAGAGATAGATTTATCGAGTATACACTCGAGACCCGTAAAGATTAAACCTTGGGAGTACATTTTCTTCATGGATTTTAAAGGATCGGTGGAATCTCCAGATGTTAGAGAAGCTATGGAGGAGCTCGAAAGAATGTCCATTTTTGTTAAGTTTCTTGGATCTTATCCATCTGGGAAGGCTTTTTAA